Proteins found in one Pocillopora verrucosa isolate sample1 chromosome 12, ASM3666991v2, whole genome shotgun sequence genomic segment:
- the LOC136277147 gene encoding uncharacterized protein produces the protein MDDTFLDCKNVDDFLQHLNNQQPSTHFTLETEKDNKLTFLDTTVLREPEGHLTTHVYRKPTHTNQHLVYDSPHPQSVKRSIVKCLYKHTNHLVTKPSVISEEKKHLSSVLISNGYPFSFLQKLTKTRKPNNSAKPVNKFKATVVLPYVKGLSEQLRCCLQGARTDLKSETMPRSQLVQPKDTVDPAKQDGVVYRIPI, from the coding sequence ATGGACGATACCTTCCTGGATTGCAAAAATGTAgatgacttcttacagcatcTAAACAACCAGCAGCCTTCCACCCACTTCACCctggagacagagaaagacaacaaactgaCCTTCTTAGACACCacagttttaagagaacctgaAGGCCACCTCACCACCCAcgtatacaggaagcccacACACACCAATCAACACTTAGTGTATGATTCACCccaccctcaatcagtaaagCGCAGTATTGTCAAGTGCCTTTACAAGCACACCAACCATCTCGTAACAAAACCTTCTGTCATctccgaggagaaaaaacatctcTCATCTGTTCTgatttctaatggttatcctttttctttcttgcagaaacttaccaagaccaGAAAACCCAACAACAGTGCCAAACCCGTCAACAAGTTcaaagctactgtggttttaccttatgtcaaaggtctcTCCGAACAGCTTCGCTGCTGCCTACAAGGCGCACGCACTGATCTCAAGTCAGAGACTATGccaagatctcagttagtacaaCCAAAAGACACTGTCGACCcagctaaacaagatggcgtagtttacaggattcccaTTTAA